Proteins encoded together in one Cryptococcus tetragattii IND107 chromosome 14, whole genome shotgun sequence window:
- a CDS encoding calcineurin subunit B — MGAAESSMFNSLERNSNFSGPELMRLKKRFMKLDKDGSGSIDKDEFLQIPQIANNPLAHRMIAIFDEDGSGTVDFQEFVGGLSAFSSKGGRDEKLRFAFKVYDMDRDGYISNGELYLVLKQMVGNNLKDQQLQQIVDKTIMEADKDGDGKLSFEEFTQMVASTDIVKQMTLEDLF; from the exons ATGGGTGCTGCTGAATCGTCCATGTTCAATTCCCTGGAAAGGAATTCCAACT TCTCAGGGCCGGAGCTTatgagattgaagaagaggtttaTGAAACTTGACAAGGACGGTTCCGGATCTATCGACAAAGACGAGTTTCTCCAGATTCCCCAAATCGCGAATAACCCGTTGGCGCATCGAATGATAGCAAtctttgatgaaga TGGAAGCGGAACGGTTGATTTTCAAGAATTTGTCGGAGGTTTGAGTGCTTTCAGTAGTAAAGGAGGGCGTGATGAAAAGCTGAGAT TCGCTTTCAAGGTCTACGACATGGACCGAGACGGCTACATCTCCAACGGTGAACTATATCTTGTGTTGAAACAAATGGTCGGAAATAATCTTAAA GATCAACAGTTGCAACAAATTGTAGATAAAACCATCATGGAGGCTGATAAGGACGG GGATGGGAAGCTCTCTTTTGAGGAGTTCACACAGATGGTTGCTAGCACAGACATTGTCAA GCAAATGACCCTTGAAGATCTTTTCTAA
- a CDS encoding adenosylhomocysteinase: protein MSNYKVADISLAAFGRKEIELAEHEMPGLMYLREKYAQSQPLKGARIAGCLHMTIQTAVLIETLTALGAQVTWSSCNIFSTQDHAAAAIAATGVPVFAWKGETEEEYLWCIDQTLKAFPGGQALNMILDDGGDLTSLVHEKYPELLNDVKGVSEETTTGVHHLYKMFKDGKLKVPAINVNDSVTKSKFDNYYGCRESLVDGIKRATDVMLAGKVAVVAGFGDVGKGCAESLRSYGARVIVTEIDPINALQAAMAGYEVTTMEEAAPRGNVFVTTTGCRDIITGAHFEAMPEDAIVSNIGHFDVEIDVAWLKANAAECVNIKPQVDRFTMKSGRHVILLAEGRLVNLGCGTGHPSFVMSCSFANQVLAQIALWTNPQAYPLGVHMLPKSLDEEVARAHLAQLGIKLTTMTKVQADYLGLPVQGPYKPDHYRY from the exons ATG TCTAACTACAAGGTCGCCGACATCTCTCTTGCCGCTTTCGGCCGAAAGGAGATTGAGCTCGCTGAGCACGAGATGCCCGGTCTCATGTACCTCCGTGAGAAGTACGCCCAGTCCCAGCCCCTCAAGGGTGCCAGGATTGCTGGTTGTCTCCACAT GACCATCCAGACCGCTGTTCTCATCGAGACCCTTACCGCTCTCGGTGCCCAGGTCACCTGGTCTTCCTGCAACATCTTCTCTACCCAGGACCACGCCGCTGCCGCCATCGCCGCCACCGGTGTCCCTGTCTTCGCCTGGAAGGGTGAGACCGAGGAGGAGTACCTCTGGTGTATCGACCAGACCCTTAAGGCTTTCCCTGGAGGCCAGGCTCTTAACATGATCCTCGATGACGGTGGTGACCTCACCTCTTTGGTTCACGAGAAGTACCCCGAGCTCCTCAACG ACGTCAAGGGTGTTTCTGAGGAGACCACCACCGGTGTCCACCACCTTTACAAGATGTTCAAGGACGGCAAGCTCAAGGTCCCTGCTATCAACGTTAACGATTCCGTGACTAAGTCCAAGTTCGACAACTACTACGGTTGCCGAGAGTCCCTCGTTGACGGTATCAAGCGAGCCACCGACGTTATGCTTGCTGGTAAGGTCGCTGTCGTTGCCGGTTTCGGTGATGTCGGTAAGGGTTGTGCCGAGTCCCTCCGATCTTACGGTGCCCGAGTCATCGTTACCGAGATCGACCCCATCAACGCTCTTCAGGCCGCTATGGCCGGTTATGAGGTCACCACCATGGAGGAGGCTGCTCCCCGTGGTAACGTCTTCGTTACCACCACTGGCTGCAGGGACATCATCACTGGCGCCCACTTCGAGGCCATGCCTGAGGACGCTATCGTCTCCAA CATCGGCCACTTCGACGTTGAGATCGACGTTGCTTGGCTCAAGGCCAACGCCGCTGAATGCGTTAACATCAAGCCCCAGGTTGACCGGTTCACCATGAAGAGCGGCCGACACGTTATCCTCCTCGCCGAGGGTCGTCTTGTCAACCTTGGTTGTGGTACCGGCCACCCCTCTTTCG TTATGTCCTGCTCTTTTGCCAACCAGGTTTTGGCTCAGATTGCCCTTTGGACTAACCCCCAGGCTTACCCTCTCGGTGTCCACATGCTCCCCAAGTCTCTTGACGAGGAGGTTGCTCGTGCCCACTTGGCCCAGCTCGGCATTAAGCTCACCACCATGACTAAGGTTCAGGCCGACTACCTCGGTTTGCCCGTCCAGGGTCCTTACAAGCCCGACCACTAC AGGTACTAA